Proteins encoded in a region of the Myxococcales bacterium genome:
- a CDS encoding EI24 domain-containing protein — MQRPLSRPGFRAGFGAVGSGFGFLLRTPRSWPYAWVPAGVLTLLTVVLSWAAVRGARTLVASWLGDASTWYGRAAAGGLSWIGAILGALLGLLIALMLTPPLSAPALEKIVGMAEQSLEIPSRRPLGFFTEIWCGARAQAVAALFAVPILALLWAVELAFAPAVFVTAPLGALVSALGLAWNLFDYPLTLRGVRMRDRLRLVMRNKAAALGFGLAFAMLFWLPCLGVLLLPVGVAAATALVWRILDASPELLPELPRRVSADVSSNPPPELAR; from the coding sequence GTGCAGCGGCCGCTTTCGCGCCCCGGGTTTCGAGCGGGCTTCGGCGCAGTAGGGTCCGGGTTCGGCTTTCTGCTGCGCACGCCGCGCAGCTGGCCCTACGCTTGGGTGCCGGCCGGGGTGCTCACCCTCCTCACCGTGGTCCTATCCTGGGCAGCGGTCCGGGGCGCCCGCACCCTGGTGGCGAGCTGGCTCGGCGACGCATCGACTTGGTACGGGCGAGCGGCAGCCGGCGGGTTGTCTTGGATCGGCGCCATCCTCGGTGCGCTCCTCGGCCTGCTCATTGCCCTGATGTTGACCCCGCCTCTGTCGGCACCAGCGCTCGAAAAGATCGTCGGGATGGCGGAGCAATCGCTCGAGATCCCATCCCGACGCCCGCTCGGTTTCTTCACCGAAATCTGGTGCGGCGCTCGCGCCCAGGCGGTCGCCGCGCTGTTTGCCGTCCCGATCTTGGCGCTGCTCTGGGCGGTCGAGCTCGCGTTCGCCCCGGCCGTCTTCGTGACCGCACCGCTCGGCGCGCTCGTCTCAGCCCTGGGGCTCGCGTGGAACTTGTTCGACTACCCACTCACGCTCCGCGGCGTCCGCATGCGCGACCGCTTGCGGTTGGTGATGCGCAACAAGGCGGCCGCTCTGGGATTCGGGCTGGCGTTTGCCATGTTGTTCTGGCTGCCCTGCCTCGGTGTGCTGCTCTTGCCGGTGGGGGTCGCTGCGGCCACGGCGCTCGTGTGGCGCATTCTCGACGCTTCCCCCGAGCTTCTGCCCGAACTTCCGCGTCGGGTGAGCGCCGACGTTTCGAGCAACCCGCCGCCCGAACTCGCGCGCTAG
- a CDS encoding RluA family pseudouridine synthase: MKNKPESSATLVDGRFSVPEQADGLCLDRLLRDSQPGSAWSRVRRAIETGKVNVDGERVTDPTRKLRAGQTVVLTLSARSATPASSTAPTIVHLDRDLVVVDKPPLVSTVPFDHNERDTLVDRVRHELSRRERRPLPPLGVVQRLDKETSGLVVFARTLVAKRHLKQQLRFHTVHRRYEALVHGVVSDQIFRSRLVEDRGDGLRGSTDNPRLGQSAVTHVRLLSAFTGAAHLECRLETGRTHQIRIHLSEASHPLIGERVYVRGFAGPLIEAPRLMLHARELGFVHPATDEPVHFSAELPDDFRALLARLENL; the protein is encoded by the coding sequence GTGAAGAATAAGCCGGAGTCCTCCGCGACGTTGGTCGACGGTCGCTTCAGCGTGCCGGAGCAGGCCGACGGCCTGTGCCTGGACCGCTTGCTCAGGGACAGCCAGCCGGGCTCGGCCTGGTCGCGGGTGCGCCGCGCCATCGAGACTGGCAAGGTCAACGTCGATGGGGAGCGTGTCACCGATCCAACCCGGAAGCTGCGGGCGGGGCAGACCGTCGTGCTGACGTTGTCGGCCCGCTCCGCGACGCCCGCGTCGAGCACGGCGCCGACCATCGTGCACCTGGACCGCGACCTCGTGGTCGTGGACAAACCTCCACTCGTCAGCACGGTGCCCTTCGATCACAACGAGCGAGACACCCTGGTCGATCGAGTGCGGCACGAGCTCAGCCGTCGCGAGCGCCGACCGTTGCCACCGCTCGGGGTCGTGCAGCGCCTGGACAAGGAGACGAGCGGCCTCGTGGTCTTTGCCAGGACCCTGGTGGCCAAGCGCCACCTCAAGCAGCAGCTACGCTTTCATACGGTTCATCGTCGCTACGAGGCGTTGGTCCACGGCGTGGTCTCCGATCAGATCTTTCGCTCGCGCTTGGTCGAAGACCGCGGCGACGGTCTGCGTGGCTCGACGGACAATCCACGGCTCGGGCAAAGCGCGGTGACCCACGTGCGCTTGCTGAGCGCGTTCACGGGCGCCGCTCACCTCGAGTGTCGACTCGAGACCGGACGCACCCATCAGATCCGCATCCACCTGTCCGAGGCCTCACACCCACTGATCGGCGAGCGGGTCTACGTGCGCGGCTTCGCAGGCCCGCTCATCGAAGCCCCTCGCCTCATGTTGCACGCGCGAGAGCTGGGCTTCGTTCATCCCGCGACCGACGAACCGGTGCATTTCAGCGCCGAGCTGCCGGACGACTTCCGCGCGCTGCTCGCCAGACTCGAGAACCTCTGA
- a CDS encoding glutamine synthetase: protein MATKKKTRRVAKPKPASAVRLPDGHSSLVADLSREGITRAKIGGFDLDGVLRGKYVSLDKLSSALGSGFGFCDVIFGWDVVDVLYDQARVTGWHTGYPDAHAVLDPSTLRMLPWEPGVVAMLCDFRDAKGAPHPACPRSLLRRVIARADKFGLTAKFGAEFEFYFFKETRESLHEKGFRQLTPLDPGMFGYSWVRSGQDADLMREIMDGLKTFDVEIEGLHTETGPGVYEAAIRYDDALRAADKAALFKTALKQIAHRHGLSVTFMAKWNANLPGSSGHLHQSLWSGDKNAFYDARAARGMSALFRSYIAGQMALMRELTALYSPTINSYKRYVPGVWAPLVPSWGADNRTCAIRLIDLGNPRSQRVEYRQTAADMNPYVAMAACLGAGLWGIEKNLALPAESKGDAGDGAAERLPTTLHEANQLLAKSKAARAILGAEFVDHYVRTRDWEVRAFDRAVTSWELERYFEVI from the coding sequence ATGGCGACGAAGAAGAAGACACGACGCGTGGCCAAGCCCAAACCAGCGTCCGCAGTTCGATTGCCCGATGGGCACTCGTCGCTGGTCGCAGATCTCTCTCGCGAGGGGATCACGCGGGCAAAGATCGGGGGCTTCGATCTCGACGGCGTGCTGCGCGGCAAGTATGTCTCGCTCGACAAACTGAGCTCGGCGCTAGGGTCGGGGTTTGGGTTCTGTGACGTCATCTTCGGCTGGGATGTCGTGGACGTGTTGTACGACCAGGCGCGCGTCACCGGTTGGCACACCGGCTATCCGGATGCCCATGCCGTCCTCGACCCGAGCACGCTGCGCATGCTGCCCTGGGAGCCCGGCGTCGTCGCCATGCTGTGTGACTTCAGGGACGCCAAGGGCGCGCCGCATCCGGCCTGTCCTCGCTCGCTCCTGCGCCGGGTCATCGCGCGCGCCGACAAATTCGGATTGACCGCCAAGTTCGGTGCGGAGTTCGAGTTCTACTTCTTCAAGGAGACGCGGGAGAGCCTCCACGAAAAAGGATTTCGCCAGCTCACGCCCCTCGACCCGGGGATGTTTGGTTACAGCTGGGTCCGCTCGGGACAGGACGCGGACCTGATGCGGGAAATCATGGACGGCCTGAAGACCTTCGACGTGGAAATCGAGGGGCTGCACACGGAGACCGGACCCGGGGTCTACGAGGCGGCCATCCGCTACGATGACGCGCTCCGGGCGGCCGACAAAGCTGCGCTGTTCAAGACCGCACTCAAACAAATTGCACACCGGCACGGCCTCAGTGTGACCTTCATGGCGAAGTGGAACGCCAACTTGCCGGGCTCGAGCGGCCACCTGCATCAGTCGCTGTGGAGCGGCGACAAGAACGCGTTCTATGATGCGCGCGCAGCCCGGGGAATGTCGGCGCTCTTCCGCTCCTACATCGCCGGTCAGATGGCTCTGATGCGTGAGCTCACGGCGCTCTATTCGCCGACCATCAACAGCTACAAACGCTACGTGCCCGGAGTGTGGGCGCCGCTCGTCCCGAGCTGGGGGGCCGACAATCGCACGTGTGCCATTCGCTTGATCGATCTGGGTAACCCCAGGTCGCAGCGGGTCGAGTATCGCCAGACCGCCGCGGACATGAATCCGTATGTCGCAATGGCCGCCTGCCTCGGCGCGGGGCTGTGGGGAATAGAAAAGAACCTGGCGCTGCCGGCGGAGTCGAAGGGCGACGCGGGAGATGGCGCCGCCGAGCGCCTGCCCACCACGCTCCATGAGGCCAACCAGCTGCTGGCCAAGAGCAAGGCCGCGCGGGCAATTCTCGGCGCGGAGTTCGTCGACCACTACGTGCGCACCCGAGACTGGGAGGTGCGCGCCTTTGACCGAGCCGTCACGAGCTGGGAGCTCGAGCGTTACTTCGAGGTGATCTGA
- a CDS encoding iron-containing alcohol dehydrogenase → MPTIWSFPTRVIFGAGLADGAGDEARLAGITRALLVTDSGVRGAGLTERIEAALARAGVETAVFAEVESNPSEANVEAGARAFAEHRGDGIVAVGGGSPLDCAKLIAVRARTARPWEELDDAIDGGVHIPRDVPPVIAVPTTSGTGSEVGRAGVLTVKSSNKKTVIFAPQLLPKCAILDPELTLTLPAAVTAATGFDALTHSIEAYLATGDHPMADAIALAGVDLVVNNIETAVESGGDLGARGAMMKAAMMGAVAFQKGLGACHSLAHPLSSELGMHHGLANALCLPAVLRFNEQAVLERVLHLSLLMGGEADEGGGAAAVRSLRARVGLPGGLAAGGVKPDVLPALAEKAFVDACHRSNPRKCSKDDLLSLYRASM, encoded by the coding sequence ATGCCGACCATTTGGAGCTTTCCGACGCGGGTAATTTTTGGTGCGGGCCTGGCTGACGGGGCGGGCGACGAGGCTCGGCTCGCGGGTATCACGCGCGCACTCCTTGTCACCGACTCGGGTGTGCGCGGCGCAGGGTTGACCGAGCGCATCGAGGCCGCGCTCGCCCGCGCCGGCGTAGAGACCGCCGTGTTTGCCGAGGTCGAATCGAACCCGAGCGAGGCCAACGTCGAGGCGGGCGCCCGAGCTTTCGCCGAGCATCGGGGAGACGGCATCGTGGCCGTCGGCGGCGGCTCACCGCTCGACTGCGCGAAACTGATCGCCGTGCGCGCGCGGACCGCGCGCCCGTGGGAGGAGCTCGACGACGCCATCGATGGCGGCGTGCACATCCCCAGGGACGTTCCGCCGGTGATCGCCGTGCCGACTACCAGTGGTACGGGGAGCGAGGTGGGTCGAGCGGGAGTCTTGACCGTGAAATCCTCAAACAAAAAGACGGTGATCTTCGCTCCCCAACTTTTGCCCAAGTGCGCGATCTTGGATCCGGAGCTGACGTTGACGCTGCCCGCGGCCGTGACGGCCGCGACGGGCTTCGACGCGCTCACCCATTCCATCGAGGCCTACCTAGCCACCGGGGATCATCCGATGGCCGACGCCATCGCGCTGGCAGGCGTGGATCTGGTGGTGAACAACATCGAAACGGCAGTCGAGTCGGGCGGTGACCTCGGAGCGCGGGGTGCGATGATGAAGGCCGCCATGATGGGGGCGGTGGCGTTCCAGAAAGGCCTGGGAGCGTGTCACTCGCTGGCACACCCGCTGTCGAGCGAGCTCGGGATGCATCACGGCCTGGCCAACGCTTTGTGTCTACCTGCCGTGCTGCGCTTCAACGAACAAGCAGTGCTCGAGCGTGTGCTGCACCTGTCGCTGCTCATGGGTGGCGAGGCCGACGAGGGTGGCGGCGCGGCGGCGGTCCGGAGCCTGCGGGCCCGGGTCGGGCTTCCGGGCGGCCTCGCCGCCGGAGGTGTGAAGCCGGACGTGCTCCCTGCGCTCGCGGAGAAGGCGTTCGTGGATGCCTGCCATCGCTCGAATCCGCGCAAGTGTTCCAAGGATGACCTCTTGTCGCTCTACCGCGCGTCGATGTGA
- a CDS encoding protein kinase — translation MVEDVFGIVGTTLVGAYNIEAVVAEGGFGVVYRAYHSGFRAAVAVKCLKVPQQLSSVQEEQFLEQFRAEAELLFRLSASISTVVRPLHVDAITLPDGRFVPFMALEWLEGETLDAIAQRRRAEGLPPIPLKKLVRMLTPVGRALGRAHNFQGDNGPISIVHRDLKPENIFVANVAGEEVVKILDFGIGKAKSMASQVAGRASQSDGALSSFSPAYGAPEQWVPKRFGQTGPWTDVWGMALTMVEVMAGRTIIDGDQAGMMGTALDPNRRPTPRNEGLDVPDAVEEVFVRAMAVDPRERQADAGVFWDELTAALGIRNEQRDSLPVRDSRAEGGAAPRIETIEAALSPRMRVASGARKLSSAGLPAQAAAASGVYPEFSQRPSQRPPSGGMAVPDLELGNIPDLQQGPMPRPPKRSERPPAYARALEFDDSPSQVSTLGLEVDLPDGERPSLRVAPPGGSRPDWPAVGGAGGSRPDWPAAGSRPDWQIPQPPGAAQEFDSRRHISSAQMPAVNASGRPQSGAYPAVASVPPPSHQGLGAHSVPPASSGGMRSPPSLRPGSSGANWPQAELPPLPSRAGSGEHNVVRRVLPGAILVLASILMTLADQWYAASSGEVFSLGPVRATWIAGLFMLGGVVLIAVRLIPSQRP, via the coding sequence ATGGTTGAGGACGTCTTCGGAATTGTCGGCACGACGCTAGTGGGTGCCTACAACATTGAAGCGGTCGTCGCTGAAGGCGGATTCGGAGTCGTCTACCGGGCGTACCACTCCGGGTTTCGCGCCGCGGTTGCGGTCAAGTGCCTGAAGGTTCCGCAGCAGCTCTCCAGCGTGCAAGAAGAACAATTCCTCGAGCAGTTCCGCGCCGAGGCCGAGCTCCTGTTTCGCTTGAGCGCGAGCATTTCCACCGTCGTTCGCCCGTTGCACGTCGACGCCATCACGCTGCCGGACGGCCGCTTCGTGCCCTTCATGGCGCTCGAGTGGCTGGAGGGCGAGACGCTGGACGCAATCGCGCAACGGCGTAGAGCCGAAGGGCTGCCCCCGATCCCGCTGAAGAAGCTGGTGCGCATGCTGACGCCGGTCGGGCGCGCGCTCGGGCGTGCGCACAATTTCCAGGGAGACAACGGGCCGATCTCGATCGTGCACCGGGACTTGAAACCCGAGAACATCTTCGTCGCAAATGTCGCCGGTGAAGAGGTCGTGAAGATTCTAGACTTTGGGATCGGCAAAGCCAAGAGCATGGCGAGCCAGGTTGCGGGTCGGGCGAGTCAGAGCGATGGCGCGCTCAGCTCCTTTTCGCCGGCCTACGGCGCACCGGAACAATGGGTTCCAAAGCGGTTTGGTCAGACCGGGCCTTGGACGGACGTCTGGGGCATGGCGCTGACCATGGTCGAGGTAATGGCGGGTCGGACCATCATCGACGGTGATCAGGCTGGCATGATGGGAACGGCGCTCGACCCCAATCGCAGGCCGACGCCGCGGAACGAAGGACTCGACGTGCCGGACGCGGTGGAGGAGGTCTTCGTCCGCGCAATGGCCGTCGATCCGCGTGAGCGGCAGGCGGACGCCGGTGTGTTCTGGGACGAGCTGACGGCGGCGCTTGGCATCCGCAACGAGCAACGCGATTCGCTGCCTGTGCGAGACTCTCGCGCCGAGGGCGGTGCTGCGCCGCGGATCGAGACCATCGAGGCCGCGCTCAGCCCGCGCATGCGGGTCGCAAGCGGCGCGCGCAAGCTCAGCAGCGCGGGGCTGCCCGCGCAGGCCGCGGCGGCCTCGGGTGTGTACCCGGAGTTTTCGCAGCGCCCGTCCCAACGTCCGCCGAGCGGAGGCATGGCTGTCCCCGATCTCGAACTGGGCAACATCCCGGATCTGCAGCAAGGTCCCATGCCGCGGCCGCCCAAGAGGTCGGAGCGTCCGCCCGCCTACGCCCGTGCGCTCGAGTTCGACGACTCTCCTTCTCAGGTCAGCACCCTCGGGCTCGAGGTGGACTTGCCCGACGGGGAGCGGCCATCGCTGCGCGTGGCGCCTCCCGGCGGTAGCCGTCCGGATTGGCCGGCCGTGGGCGGCGCCGGCGGCAGCCGCCCGGATTGGCCGGCCGCCGGCAGCCGCCCGGATTGGCAGATCCCCCAACCGCCCGGGGCCGCCCAGGAGTTCGACTCGCGCCGCCATATCAGCTCTGCGCAGATGCCGGCGGTCAACGCATCGGGGCGACCCCAGAGCGGGGCGTATCCAGCGGTCGCCAGCGTGCCGCCGCCCTCACACCAGGGGCTCGGGGCTCACAGTGTCCCGCCGGCGTCATCAGGCGGCATGCGCTCTCCCCCAAGCCTGAGGCCTGGGTCGAGCGGCGCGAACTGGCCGCAGGCTGAGCTGCCGCCGCTACCGTCCCGCGCTGGCAGCGGGGAGCACAACGTGGTTCGACGGGTACTGCCGGGGGCCATTCTGGTGCTCGCGAGCATTCTCATGACCCTTGCGGACCAGTGGTACGCGGCGTCTTCCGGCGAGGTTTTCAGTCTGGGACCGGTGCGGGCGACCTGGATTGCTGGCCTCTTCATGCTGGGCGGAGTGGTGCTCATCGCGGTTCGCCTCATTCCCAGTCAACGTCCCTGA
- a CDS encoding response regulator, with the protein MGQAASPVLSPAYICRVLVCDDEDRLADLTAALLRHFGFFAEAVADGARAVAAMRAEPGFDVLILDLNLRGTSSAEVIRALRDDGGLARVVITSGYAEEDVPVALMQEPNVVGYLPKPYPAERLVATVREAFEDS; encoded by the coding sequence GTGGGACAGGCAGCGAGCCCGGTTCTGTCACCGGCGTACATTTGCCGGGTACTGGTCTGCGACGACGAAGATCGCCTGGCCGATCTGACGGCGGCGCTGCTGCGGCACTTTGGCTTCTTCGCCGAGGCTGTGGCGGATGGCGCCCGCGCCGTTGCAGCGATGCGGGCCGAACCTGGCTTCGACGTCCTGATCTTGGATCTCAATCTTCGCGGGACGTCTTCGGCCGAAGTGATCCGCGCCTTGCGCGACGACGGGGGTCTGGCCCGAGTGGTGATCACCAGCGGCTATGCCGAAGAGGACGTGCCCGTAGCGCTGATGCAGGAGCCCAACGTGGTCGGCTACCTGCCGAAGCCCTATCCGGCTGAGCGGCTGGTGGCGACGGTGCGTGAGGCGTTCGAAGACAGCTGA
- a CDS encoding serine/threonine protein kinase — MAVDLFGIVGTVIAGTYEVEAVVAEGGFAVVYRAHHAGFGANVALKCLKLSRKVGPERQAEFLAQFKAEAALLFQLSSSIPTVVRPLHIDALTTKEGTFVPYMVLEWLEGETLAAIIQHRADDNLPPPPLKKLVRLLGPVAQALARAHDFTAANGTAVSIVHQDIKPENIFVASVAGEQVVKILDFGVAKAQSVASQVAGASASERSGGHSFTPAYAAPEQWAPDQYGETGPWTDVWGLALSLVEAMAGRLIIDGDIQTMMAIALDPVARPTPINNEVEVNEEIESVFERALALEPKRRHAHVGEFWDELLTALGMKEGHRDARREVGALLREERVEMLKPKPKGAALARLKLKPASVPKAPLALPKHRLTIDDPFELDEPSSPEDELQPLLARTPARPPRPAPKPSLELALPPLPAGAALAAVPDPRMTLQAPIGADLDEPGESLIALGDLEASIPSVPPPPGPSSLEAAIPSMAPQRAASPTPEPRVAAPPSEQHAFELEIPVAPRKLGHQTAPLMNRSALDVDALAPSVPPREDLEASLRPAPQQQARSFGADIELGNDAPPVRVDLRSDLPPRIAPPPELSFERKPQTRPAPRRPPPGRDSQHGLDESAEASKRRPSMLGVGIGLIVAAIAVALADRALRNEDGSSFVSLGPVSPTVAAGLLLAVGVGLSIFQLLPHDEQ; from the coding sequence ATGGCCGTCGACCTGTTCGGAATCGTGGGGACCGTCATCGCGGGCACCTACGAGGTCGAGGCGGTCGTGGCCGAAGGGGGCTTCGCGGTCGTTTATCGCGCACACCATGCGGGCTTCGGCGCCAACGTCGCGCTCAAGTGTTTGAAGCTCTCGCGCAAGGTCGGTCCCGAGCGGCAGGCGGAGTTCCTCGCCCAATTCAAGGCGGAAGCGGCGCTGTTGTTCCAGCTCTCCTCGAGCATTCCGACGGTCGTGCGGCCGCTGCACATCGATGCGCTCACCACCAAAGAGGGCACTTTCGTCCCGTACATGGTGCTCGAGTGGCTCGAAGGCGAGACCCTGGCGGCGATCATTCAGCATCGCGCCGATGACAACCTGCCGCCGCCGCCGCTGAAGAAGCTCGTGCGCTTGCTCGGCCCCGTGGCGCAAGCTCTGGCGCGGGCCCACGACTTCACCGCCGCGAACGGTACGGCCGTGTCGATCGTGCACCAGGACATCAAACCCGAGAACATCTTCGTTGCCAGCGTGGCGGGTGAGCAGGTGGTGAAAATCTTGGATTTTGGCGTGGCGAAAGCCCAGAGCGTCGCCAGCCAGGTTGCGGGCGCGAGCGCGTCCGAGCGCAGCGGAGGTCACTCCTTCACCCCCGCCTACGCCGCTCCCGAGCAGTGGGCACCCGACCAGTACGGCGAGACCGGGCCGTGGACGGACGTCTGGGGTCTGGCGCTGTCGCTGGTCGAGGCGATGGCGGGCCGTCTCATCATCGATGGCGACATCCAGACCATGATGGCCATCGCACTCGACCCGGTCGCTCGCCCAACTCCGATCAACAACGAGGTCGAGGTCAACGAGGAGATCGAATCGGTGTTCGAGCGCGCGTTAGCGCTCGAACCGAAGCGCCGTCACGCCCACGTCGGGGAGTTCTGGGATGAGCTCCTCACCGCCCTCGGCATGAAGGAAGGGCATCGGGACGCCCGGCGCGAGGTGGGCGCGCTGCTTCGTGAGGAGCGCGTGGAGATGCTCAAGCCGAAGCCGAAGGGCGCGGCGCTGGCGCGGCTGAAGCTCAAGCCCGCCTCCGTCCCGAAAGCGCCGCTCGCGCTGCCAAAACACCGGCTCACGATCGATGATCCATTCGAGCTGGATGAGCCGTCGTCGCCGGAAGACGAGCTGCAGCCGCTGCTGGCCCGGACGCCGGCCCGACCGCCGCGCCCGGCGCCGAAACCATCACTCGAGCTCGCGCTCCCGCCATTGCCGGCGGGCGCCGCGTTGGCCGCGGTGCCGGATCCGCGCATGACGCTGCAAGCGCCAATCGGCGCCGACCTGGATGAGCCGGGTGAATCGCTGATCGCGCTCGGGGATCTCGAAGCTTCAATCCCATCCGTCCCCCCTCCGCCGGGACCGTCTAGCCTGGAGGCGGCGATCCCGTCGATGGCACCGCAACGCGCAGCTTCGCCCACGCCGGAACCGCGTGTCGCGGCGCCGCCCAGCGAGCAGCACGCGTTCGAGCTGGAGATCCCGGTTGCGCCTCGAAAACTCGGGCATCAGACCGCACCGCTGATGAACCGGAGCGCGCTCGACGTCGATGCGTTGGCTCCGTCGGTGCCGCCGAGAGAAGACCTCGAAGCGTCGCTTCGGCCCGCACCCCAGCAGCAGGCTCGGTCGTTTGGCGCCGACATCGAGCTCGGCAACGACGCCCCACCGGTGCGAGTCGATCTCCGTTCCGACCTTCCACCCCGCATCGCCCCACCACCGGAGCTGTCGTTCGAACGAAAGCCTCAGACGCGGCCTGCGCCGCGGCGCCCGCCGCCCGGCCGAGACTCCCAGCACGGCCTGGACGAATCAGCGGAGGCGTCCAAACGTAGACCGAGCATGCTTGGCGTCGGGATCGGATTGATCGTCGCCGCCATTGCGGTGGCGCTCGCTGACCGCGCGCTCCGAAACGAAGACGGCAGCTCCTTCGTTTCACTTGGGCCAGTGAGCCCCACGGTTGCGGCAGGTCTGCTCTTGGCGGTGGGTGTGGGGCTCTCCATCTTTCAGCTCCTGCCTCACGACGAGCAGTGA